In a genomic window of Occallatibacter riparius:
- the der gene encoding ribosome biogenesis GTPase Der — MPTYRRSVIPTRAGAENLPLVAIVGRPNVGKSTLFNRLTKSRRSIVGDEPGITRDRIYGEYEWGGRRFRLVDTGGIVPDDPELIPTEIFNQARVALQDADALILVVDVRTELASPDYDLVRMLLRGGKPVFLAVNKAEGEAMAAAAENFRQLGIREVYPVSAEHGVGIGELLDAVAEAIPVTAAEQSAETEDEVAEEREVSEGGPLEPGSEDEPHRALHRTHGEFEQHETSIAIIGRPNVGKSTLLNALTGTTRAIVSPIAGTTRDAVDELVEFEDMRLRFVDTAGIRRKGKTHLMAEKLSVVMARRHLEAADVALLLIDATEGVTASDATIGGYAHESGRSVIIVVNKWDAVTTARTDGKPPADRQIFEEQLRKALKYLDYAPVIFLSAKEGKGMGRVLHEVKAVAAERRKRVTTGQMNRFLEKIDFQRAPVPMAKRIRIFYMTQAAVAPPTFVLFTDRDIKLHFAFERFLQNQIRDSFGFKGTPIWFKIKARNADKKDE; from the coding sequence TTGCCGACGTATCGCCGATCCGTAATCCCTACCCGCGCGGGCGCGGAGAACCTTCCGCTGGTGGCCATCGTGGGCCGCCCCAACGTGGGTAAGTCCACGCTGTTCAACCGGTTGACCAAGAGCCGCCGCTCCATTGTGGGCGACGAGCCAGGCATCACTCGCGACCGCATCTACGGCGAATACGAGTGGGGAGGCCGGCGCTTCCGTCTGGTGGACACGGGCGGTATCGTTCCTGACGACCCCGAGCTCATTCCCACCGAGATCTTCAATCAGGCGCGCGTGGCGCTCCAGGATGCCGACGCGTTGATCCTTGTGGTCGACGTGCGCACGGAGCTTGCCAGCCCCGACTACGACCTGGTCCGCATGCTGCTGCGCGGCGGCAAGCCGGTGTTCCTGGCCGTGAACAAGGCCGAGGGCGAAGCCATGGCCGCAGCCGCGGAGAACTTCCGCCAGCTTGGTATTCGCGAGGTGTATCCCGTAAGCGCCGAGCACGGTGTGGGCATCGGCGAGCTACTGGACGCCGTAGCGGAGGCGATTCCCGTGACCGCAGCTGAACAGTCCGCCGAGACCGAAGACGAGGTCGCTGAGGAGCGCGAAGTCTCCGAAGGCGGCCCGCTGGAGCCCGGTTCAGAGGACGAACCGCACCGTGCGCTGCATCGGACTCACGGCGAGTTTGAGCAGCACGAGACCTCTATCGCCATCATCGGCCGACCCAACGTGGGCAAATCCACGCTGCTGAATGCCCTCACCGGGACCACGCGCGCGATCGTATCGCCCATCGCTGGAACCACGCGTGATGCCGTTGACGAGCTGGTGGAGTTCGAGGACATGCGCCTGCGCTTCGTCGACACGGCCGGCATCCGCCGCAAAGGCAAGACGCACCTGATGGCCGAAAAGCTGTCAGTAGTCATGGCACGGCGGCACCTTGAAGCCGCAGACGTGGCGCTGCTGTTGATTGATGCCACCGAGGGCGTGACGGCATCGGACGCGACCATCGGCGGCTATGCGCATGAGTCGGGCCGGTCCGTCATTATCGTCGTCAATAAGTGGGATGCTGTGACCACCGCCCGCACCGACGGCAAGCCCCCCGCAGACCGCCAGATCTTCGAAGAGCAGTTGCGCAAGGCCCTCAAGTATCTTGACTACGCGCCGGTAATCTTCCTCTCGGCCAAAGAGGGCAAGGGCATGGGTCGCGTGCTGCATGAGGTGAAGGCGGTCGCGGCCGAGCGACGCAAGCGCGTCACCACCGGGCAGATGAACCGGTTCCTGGAGAAGATCGACTTCCAGCGAGCGCCGGTGCCCATGGCCAAGCGCATCCGCATCTTCTATATGACGCAGGCCGCGGTGGCGCCCCCCACGTTTGTGCTGTTCACCGACCGCGACATCAAGCTGCACTTCGCCTTCGAGCGCTTCCTCCAAAACCAGATCCGCGACTCCTTCGGCTTCAAAGGCACCCCCATCTGGTTCAAGATCAAAGCCCGCAACGCCGACAAGAAAGACGAGTAA
- a CDS encoding alpha/beta hydrolase — MNRFLVRLACSVLLVAPLCVAQQTIQLYPGAAPGTPAQTFPEKQYYSEAWHTNVVTNVSQPTLTVFKPTNGENTGSAVVICPGGGYMALSIDSEGNDVARYLAARGMTAFVLKYRLAPTDKDATQLFGNLWEHDRTKLETMINQDLPLAVADGVAAVAYVRQHAAEWGVAPDRVGIMGFSAGGGVTVGVAYGYKADSRPAFVAPIYAGGNDFTKLTVPADAPPMFIAAATDDNLGLAPVSLGLYRQWTLAKKSAELHMYARGGHGFGMRKQNIPTDHWIDRFAEWLELEGFLKKQ, encoded by the coding sequence ATGAACCGTTTCCTCGTCCGGCTCGCCTGCTCGGTGCTTCTTGTCGCTCCGCTTTGCGTTGCTCAGCAAACCATCCAGCTCTATCCGGGCGCAGCCCCCGGCACACCCGCGCAGACCTTCCCTGAAAAGCAGTACTACTCCGAGGCGTGGCACACCAATGTCGTCACCAACGTGTCGCAGCCCACGCTCACCGTCTTCAAGCCGACGAACGGAGAGAACACCGGCAGCGCGGTCGTCATCTGCCCAGGTGGCGGATACATGGCGCTCTCCATCGACAGCGAAGGCAACGATGTCGCCCGCTATCTCGCGGCGCGCGGCATGACCGCATTTGTCCTCAAGTACCGGTTGGCGCCCACGGATAAAGACGCGACGCAATTGTTCGGCAATTTGTGGGAACACGACCGCACCAAGCTGGAAACGATGATCAACCAGGATCTGCCGCTCGCGGTCGCCGACGGCGTGGCCGCCGTAGCTTACGTGCGCCAGCATGCGGCCGAGTGGGGCGTTGCGCCCGATCGCGTGGGCATCATGGGATTTTCCGCAGGTGGGGGCGTCACCGTCGGAGTGGCCTACGGATACAAGGCTGACAGCCGCCCGGCGTTTGTGGCCCCCATTTACGCGGGCGGCAACGACTTCACAAAGCTGACCGTCCCCGCAGATGCGCCACCGATGTTTATCGCGGCAGCCACCGATGACAACCTCGGCCTAGCGCCCGTTAGCCTGGGGCTCTATCGGCAGTGGACGCTCGCGAAGAAGTCCGCCGAGTTGCACATGTATGCCAGGGGCGGCCACGGCTTCGGCATGCGGAAGCAGAACATCCCCACCGATCACTGGATCGATCGGTTTGCGGAATGGCTCGAGCTGGAAGGCTTCCTCAAGAAGCAATAG
- a CDS encoding glycoside hydrolase family 43 protein, translated as MPCIRRCFGSSAALLLAAGLIFARSAQTQPGPQTAQTASFQNPVLWEDLADVDIFRVGDTFYYSASNMHYSPGAPILRSYDLVNWEYVGHSVPVLDFGPPYDLNGGNAYNKGTWASFLNYRKSNKTFYWGGCIEFKKTYIYTAPTVEGPWKRHAVLDNCYYDAGLLIDDDDTMYVAYGNTTMHVAQLSPDGTREVKSQVIFQTPPEVKTLEGSRFYKVNGNYYIFTTRPANGEYVLKSTHGPFGPYTMQKLLLDTKSPIEGGGVPHQGGIVQTQKGDWYYMAFIDSYPGGRIPALAPIKWDADGWPHIEMQDNTWGLSYPYPLPPHPLKAHTGTDRFAGKALGPEWEWNHNPDNSKWSLEHGLRLQAATLTDDLYMARNTLTHRILGPQSTATIEMDVSRMKDGDRAGLAIFKQWSAWVGVKREGDTWKVAMEDGLRIAGRDWNTASKGTEVASEPLLGRRIWLRASVDVHPGPGRKATFSWSTDGRNFKPIGHPFTLNNEWMFFMGNRYAIFNYATKELGGAVKVASFTLTAP; from the coding sequence ATGCCCTGTATACGCCGCTGCTTTGGCTCGTCCGCCGCCCTTCTGCTGGCGGCCGGTCTCATCTTCGCCCGCTCCGCGCAGACGCAGCCCGGGCCACAAACCGCGCAGACAGCGTCGTTCCAGAACCCGGTGTTGTGGGAGGACCTGGCGGATGTCGATATCTTCCGCGTGGGCGACACCTTTTATTACTCGGCATCGAACATGCACTACTCGCCCGGAGCGCCCATCCTGCGCTCCTACGACCTGGTGAACTGGGAGTACGTCGGCCACTCCGTGCCTGTGCTCGACTTCGGTCCCCCCTACGACCTGAACGGCGGCAATGCCTACAACAAGGGCACCTGGGCCTCGTTCCTGAACTATCGCAAAAGCAACAAGACGTTCTACTGGGGCGGTTGCATCGAGTTCAAGAAGACCTATATCTACACGGCGCCGACTGTTGAAGGCCCTTGGAAACGGCATGCCGTCCTCGATAACTGCTACTACGACGCCGGCCTCCTCATCGATGACGACGACACGATGTACGTCGCCTACGGCAACACCACCATGCATGTGGCGCAGCTCTCGCCTGACGGCACGCGGGAAGTGAAGTCGCAGGTGATCTTCCAGACGCCGCCTGAGGTCAAGACGCTGGAAGGGTCGCGCTTCTACAAGGTCAACGGCAACTACTACATCTTCACCACGCGGCCGGCCAACGGCGAGTACGTCCTGAAGTCGACCCACGGCCCCTTCGGCCCTTACACCATGCAGAAACTGCTCCTCGATACGAAGAGCCCGATTGAAGGCGGGGGCGTGCCGCACCAGGGCGGCATCGTTCAGACGCAGAAGGGCGATTGGTATTACATGGCATTCATCGACTCCTACCCCGGCGGGCGCATCCCCGCATTGGCGCCGATTAAGTGGGACGCCGACGGCTGGCCGCACATCGAGATGCAAGACAACACGTGGGGGCTGAGTTATCCGTATCCTCTGCCGCCTCATCCCCTCAAAGCTCATACTGGAACCGACCGCTTCGCAGGCAAGGCGCTCGGGCCGGAGTGGGAGTGGAACCATAATCCCGACAATTCCAAGTGGTCGCTCGAGCACGGACTCAGGCTGCAGGCAGCCACCCTCACGGACGACCTTTACATGGCCCGCAACACGCTTACGCATCGCATCCTGGGGCCGCAATCGACCGCCACCATCGAGATGGATGTTTCGCGCATGAAGGATGGAGACCGCGCCGGACTAGCCATCTTCAAGCAGTGGTCCGCGTGGGTTGGCGTAAAGCGTGAGGGAGACACCTGGAAGGTTGCAATGGAGGATGGCCTCAGGATCGCCGGCCGCGACTGGAATACCGCCAGCAAGGGAACCGAGGTGGCGAGCGAGCCGCTCCTCGGCAGGCGCATCTGGCTGCGCGCCTCGGTGGATGTACATCCCGGACCCGGCCGCAAGGCGACGTTCTCCTGGAGCACAGACGGCAGGAACTTCAAGCCCATCGGCCATCCGTTTACGTTAAACAACGAGTGGATGTTCTTCATGGGCAATCGCTACGCGATCTTCAACTACGCGACGAAGGAACTGGGAGGCGCGGTGAAGGTGGCTTCGTTCACCTTAACCGCGCCTTAA
- a CDS encoding Na+/H+ antiporter has protein sequence MDHVNSVVILLVGLLCAVAAVAGLARRFAVSYPIALVVFGLLCSLIPRVPDFPLPPSFVFIVILPPLLYIAAWQTSWQEFKYNLVSISSLAVFLVFFTAIGVAFAAQWWLPGFDWQLGFLLGAVVSPTDAVAATSIARKVGMPQAIVDVLEGESLINDATGLLALQFGVQMVVERTAPSMLHGTLDFLWLTVGGVLVGVLIGFTVTWLERWVDDGPVEIALSLIIPYVAYLAADAIHASGVIAVVSCGLLVSRQSSRIFSPRVRLQTLAVWDAVEFLLNGFVFILLGLQLPHVLAGIQNRGKLSVLVYALVFSAVLIVLRMVWMFPAARASWWVRTRFAGQIYEMPRRNQLFVLGWTGMRGVVALAAANSLPLTLADGRPFPERDLIIFLTFSVIVVTIVFQGSSLPFLIRRLGLAQVDSGVCEEGEARRLLLHAAIGFLQERGQAAGEEANRHLYEDLLHQYEHKLTEVDPCGPDGSLPEPSKEGVTLERILLDTVRRERAELNTLRANGRIGDTLYRTLEHELDLSESRLD, from the coding sequence ATGGATCATGTGAACTCGGTTGTGATCTTGCTTGTCGGACTCTTGTGCGCAGTGGCTGCGGTGGCCGGCCTGGCGCGCCGCTTTGCTGTTTCTTATCCCATCGCACTGGTTGTCTTCGGCCTGCTCTGCTCTCTTATCCCGCGCGTTCCAGATTTCCCGCTGCCGCCCTCCTTCGTCTTCATCGTTATCCTGCCCCCGCTGCTGTATATCGCTGCATGGCAGACATCGTGGCAGGAGTTCAAGTACAACCTCGTCTCCATCTCGAGCCTGGCGGTGTTTCTGGTGTTCTTCACCGCCATTGGCGTGGCATTCGCTGCACAGTGGTGGCTGCCTGGCTTCGACTGGCAACTCGGGTTCCTTCTTGGAGCGGTGGTGTCGCCCACCGATGCGGTAGCCGCCACATCCATCGCTCGGAAAGTCGGCATGCCGCAGGCAATCGTGGATGTCCTTGAGGGCGAAAGCCTGATCAATGACGCAACCGGACTGCTTGCGCTTCAATTCGGCGTGCAGATGGTGGTTGAAAGAACTGCCCCGTCGATGCTCCACGGAACGCTGGATTTCCTCTGGCTCACGGTGGGAGGCGTGCTCGTAGGAGTGCTGATCGGATTTACGGTGACCTGGCTGGAGCGGTGGGTTGACGATGGGCCGGTGGAGATCGCGCTTTCGCTCATCATCCCCTACGTGGCTTATCTTGCGGCGGACGCAATCCACGCATCAGGGGTCATTGCGGTGGTCTCTTGCGGGCTGCTGGTGAGCAGACAGAGCTCCCGCATCTTCTCGCCGCGGGTTCGCTTGCAGACTCTAGCTGTCTGGGACGCTGTCGAGTTCCTTCTGAACGGCTTTGTCTTCATTCTGCTGGGACTTCAGCTTCCACACGTGCTCGCCGGGATTCAGAATCGAGGCAAGCTCAGTGTTTTGGTCTATGCGCTGGTGTTTTCAGCGGTCCTGATCGTCCTGCGCATGGTGTGGATGTTCCCCGCGGCTCGTGCCTCCTGGTGGGTCCGTACGCGATTCGCCGGGCAGATTTACGAGATGCCCCGCCGGAATCAACTGTTTGTCCTGGGCTGGACGGGGATGCGGGGAGTAGTGGCGCTCGCTGCGGCAAATTCGCTTCCGCTGACGCTCGCGGATGGAAGGCCCTTCCCCGAGCGGGATCTCATCATCTTCCTGACCTTTTCGGTCATTGTGGTGACGATCGTCTTTCAGGGCTCATCTTTGCCCTTTCTCATCCGCCGACTCGGCCTGGCTCAGGTCGATTCAGGAGTGTGCGAAGAAGGAGAAGCTCGCCGGCTCCTGCTTCACGCTGCTATCGGTTTTCTTCAAGAGCGCGGCCAGGCCGCCGGAGAAGAAGCAAATCGCCACCTGTATGAGGACCTGCTGCACCAGTACGAGCACAAGCTCACGGAGGTTGATCCATGCGGCCCCGACGGCAGCCTGCCGGAACCATCGAAAGAAGGGGTTACTCTCGAGCGCATATTGCTGGATACAGTTCGGCGGGAACGCGCAGAACTGAACACGCTGCGTGCGAACGGCCGGATTGGGGATACCCTGTATCGCACTCTTGAACACGAACTCGATTTAAGTGAGAGCCGCCTGGATTAA
- a CDS encoding S53 family peptidase, which translates to MAGKKQTTHVLLPGSKRAKDPNAKKVGAVDPNKRIDVTIDLAGPALPGPDEAVGRTLTPEELTATYGASQADADKVAKTLKKFGLKVEEVLLATRSMRVSGTIAQMERAFKPGLVLMHSPTQGQYRGRQGTLEIPAELKGIVKGVLGLDTREMARRKRAAATAAKASSLAPLTPADLEQRYKFPPGDGTGQTIAIAEFGGGYFAADAAAYCTKFGRPVPTIQAVAVDAPAYTYQQILALPPNLRKEQLDNSVEVMMDVQIVAGLCPKANILVYFSTFDQQGWVDLLDKVIAARPVTLSVSWGLPEDDSSWSANARNAIDNRLNAARLLGITTCIAAGDDGSGDEETDGRAHVDFPGSSPNTLCVGGTMLKKSKSKVSEVVWWDKPGTRSGGGGATGGGVSVIYPRPKWQTVKVKSLNSKSIDGRVVPDISALAGEPYYDLIFTGQDSPNGGTSASAPLWAALIARVNAQLPATKQQRFLTPLLYGNAPNGKPVGKNVTRDVTSGNNASHPDPGKGYHAAAGFDAASGWGVPDGGKLLSTLTVI; encoded by the coding sequence ATGGCAGGCAAGAAACAGACCACGCATGTTCTTCTCCCCGGCAGCAAACGGGCAAAAGATCCCAATGCCAAGAAGGTTGGGGCAGTGGACCCCAACAAACGCATCGATGTGACCATCGATCTCGCCGGGCCCGCACTTCCCGGCCCTGACGAAGCCGTTGGCCGGACCCTCACCCCCGAGGAGTTGACCGCGACGTATGGCGCCAGCCAGGCCGATGCCGACAAGGTTGCGAAAACGCTCAAGAAGTTCGGCCTCAAAGTGGAGGAGGTCCTGCTCGCCACTCGCAGCATGCGCGTCAGCGGAACCATCGCTCAGATGGAGCGCGCTTTCAAGCCCGGCCTGGTCCTGATGCACTCGCCAACCCAGGGGCAATATCGCGGCCGCCAGGGTACGCTTGAAATCCCGGCCGAGCTCAAGGGGATCGTAAAAGGCGTCCTGGGCCTCGACACTCGCGAGATGGCGCGCCGCAAGCGTGCCGCAGCAACAGCCGCCAAGGCATCATCGCTCGCACCGCTCACACCCGCGGACCTGGAACAGCGATATAAATTCCCGCCCGGCGATGGTACCGGGCAGACGATCGCCATCGCGGAGTTCGGCGGCGGCTACTTCGCCGCTGATGCTGCGGCGTACTGCACGAAATTTGGGCGCCCAGTCCCCACCATTCAAGCCGTGGCTGTGGATGCGCCGGCCTACACCTATCAGCAGATCCTTGCCCTGCCTCCGAACCTGCGCAAGGAGCAGTTGGACAACAGCGTCGAAGTCATGATGGATGTGCAGATCGTCGCGGGGCTCTGCCCCAAGGCAAATATCCTTGTCTATTTCTCGACCTTCGATCAGCAAGGCTGGGTCGACCTGCTCGACAAGGTCATCGCCGCACGCCCGGTCACGCTTTCTGTAAGCTGGGGCCTGCCGGAAGACGATTCGAGCTGGTCAGCGAACGCCCGCAACGCGATCGATAACCGACTCAACGCAGCGCGCCTGCTGGGCATCACCACGTGCATTGCCGCGGGCGACGACGGTTCCGGCGATGAGGAGACGGACGGTCGCGCGCACGTCGACTTCCCCGGCTCCAGCCCCAATACGCTTTGCGTGGGCGGCACCATGCTGAAGAAATCGAAGTCCAAAGTATCCGAAGTCGTCTGGTGGGACAAGCCTGGCACTCGTTCCGGCGGCGGGGGCGCCACTGGCGGAGGCGTCAGCGTCATTTACCCGCGCCCCAAATGGCAGACCGTAAAGGTCAAATCGCTTAACTCCAAGAGCATCGACGGCCGCGTGGTCCCGGACATCTCAGCGCTCGCCGGCGAGCCCTATTACGACCTCATCTTCACAGGCCAGGATTCGCCCAATGGAGGCACCAGCGCCTCGGCGCCGCTGTGGGCCGCGCTGATCGCGCGGGTGAACGCTCAATTACCTGCAACCAAGCAGCAGCGTTTCCTTACGCCTCTGCTGTATGGGAACGCCCCGAACGGCAAGCCCGTAGGGAAGAACGTCACCCGCGACGTCACCAGCGGCAACAACGCCTCGCATCCTGATCCCGGAAAGGGCTACCACGCTGCGGCCGGCTTCGATGCTGCCAGTGGCTGGGGCGTGCCCGACGGTGGCAAGCTGTTGAGCACTCTCACCGTCATCTGA
- a CDS encoding ATP-dependent DNA helicase — protein sequence MASTIATTRTLPTLHEFFAPGGILANSPLPYEYRPGQLEMAKAVERAMAERRHLIVEAGTGTGKTLAYLLPALRTGQRVIVSTGTKALQDQLYFRDVPFLESLLGDLRVCYMKGRANYLCRHKLVTLRNQPILSGLEEIDQYQQIAEWEQTTETGDRAELSGIPEASAVWAKLDARSDACLGQTCPSYQRCFITEMRRRALESDIIIVNHHLFFADLAVKREMAGAPDAGILPEAAAVVFDEAHELEEVASNYFGLSVSNVRFEELARDTDTMLRGKEGALGLPALTAQLRDRARMFFAELPMAGDGRQPFAGREEFLETRGDLYTGVRATLRRIEDEIGNLKEVDEAPGIRKRVGRLRSELEFLMESNASNIVYWLERRAWGGNERDGARLGRQQSRTTFVQATPIDVSELLHELVFETIPTVVLTSATLTVQGGFEHMRKRLGLTEARQLIVPSHYKYGEQALLYLPPEMPDPREPDFPAAAAEKIRRILDISKGRAFCLFTSYSQMRDVYERLLPVLDWPILLHGTAPRKALLDEFRNTPNAVLFGTSSFWQGVDVQGEALSCVIIDRLPFAVPNDPVVQARMKAIEEAGGKPFFDYQVPEAVLTLKQGFGRLIRSLEDRGVLVLLDPRIRRQRYGQTFLASLPPYRVSTDITDVQAFFS from the coding sequence ATGGCCTCCACCATAGCCACAACCCGGACCCTGCCCACCCTGCACGAGTTCTTCGCGCCCGGAGGGATCCTCGCCAATTCACCGCTGCCGTACGAGTACCGGCCCGGGCAGTTGGAGATGGCCAAGGCCGTGGAGCGCGCCATGGCCGAGCGGCGGCACCTGATTGTGGAAGCGGGCACCGGCACCGGCAAGACGCTGGCCTATCTGCTGCCAGCCCTGCGGACCGGCCAGCGGGTCATCGTCTCCACCGGCACCAAGGCATTGCAGGATCAGCTCTACTTCCGCGACGTGCCTTTTCTCGAATCGTTGCTGGGCGACCTGCGGGTCTGCTACATGAAGGGCCGGGCCAATTACCTCTGCCGCCACAAGCTGGTCACGCTGCGCAATCAGCCGATTCTCTCGGGGCTGGAGGAGATCGACCAGTACCAGCAGATCGCTGAATGGGAGCAGACCACCGAGACCGGCGACCGGGCGGAGCTGTCCGGAATCCCGGAGGCCAGCGCGGTCTGGGCCAAGCTCGACGCGCGCTCCGACGCATGCCTGGGCCAGACCTGTCCAAGCTATCAGCGCTGCTTCATCACCGAGATGCGCCGCCGCGCCCTCGAGTCCGACATCATCATCGTCAACCATCACCTGTTCTTCGCCGACCTGGCGGTGAAACGGGAGATGGCGGGGGCGCCGGACGCCGGCATCCTGCCCGAAGCAGCAGCAGTGGTCTTCGACGAGGCGCATGAGTTGGAAGAGGTGGCCTCCAACTACTTCGGCCTGTCCGTCTCGAACGTGCGCTTTGAAGAGCTGGCACGCGACACCGATACGATGCTGCGCGGCAAGGAAGGTGCTCTGGGTCTGCCGGCGCTGACGGCGCAACTTCGCGACAGGGCGCGGATGTTCTTTGCCGAGCTGCCCATGGCAGGCGACGGGCGTCAGCCTTTCGCTGGGCGCGAGGAGTTCCTGGAAACGCGCGGGGACCTCTACACCGGCGTGCGCGCCACGTTGCGCCGCATCGAGGACGAGATCGGGAACCTCAAGGAAGTGGACGAAGCTCCCGGCATCCGCAAGCGCGTAGGCCGCCTGCGCAGCGAGCTCGAATTCCTGATGGAGTCGAACGCGAGCAACATTGTCTACTGGCTCGAGCGGCGCGCGTGGGGTGGCAACGAGCGCGACGGGGCCCGCCTGGGCAGACAGCAGAGTCGCACAACGTTTGTACAAGCCACGCCGATTGATGTGTCGGAGCTGCTGCACGAGCTCGTGTTCGAGACGATTCCGACGGTAGTGCTGACCTCGGCCACGCTCACCGTGCAGGGCGGCTTCGAGCACATGCGGAAGCGGCTGGGCCTGACCGAAGCGCGCCAGCTCATTGTGCCCTCACATTACAAGTACGGCGAGCAGGCTCTGCTCTACCTTCCTCCGGAAATGCCAGACCCGCGCGAGCCCGACTTTCCAGCGGCGGCGGCCGAGAAGATCCGCCGCATCCTCGACATTTCGAAAGGCCGCGCGTTTTGCCTCTTCACCAGCTACAGCCAGATGCGCGATGTCTACGAGCGTCTGCTGCCGGTGCTCGACTGGCCCATCTTGCTGCACGGCACCGCGCCCCGCAAGGCGCTGCTCGATGAGTTCCGCAACACGCCGAATGCCGTGCTGTTCGGCACATCGAGCTTCTGGCAGGGAGTGGACGTGCAAGGCGAAGCGCTGAGCTGTGTCATCATCGACCGCCTGCCGTTCGCCGTGCCTAACGATCCCGTGGTGCAGGCGCGCATGAAGGCAATCGAAGAAGCCGGCGGCAAGCCCTTCTTCGACTACCAAGTGCCGGAGGCGGTGCTGACGCTCAAGCAGGGCTTCGGCCGGCTGATCCGCTCGCTCGAAGATCGCGGGGTGCTGGTGCTGCTCGATCCGCGGATTCGACGGCAGCGGTACGGGCAAACCTTCCTTGCCAGCCTCCCGCCGTATCGCGTTAGCACGGATATCACCGACGTGCAAGCCTTCTTCTCTTGA
- a CDS encoding 2OG-Fe(II) oxygenase — protein sequence MEFLNREVLKSLSPDAFQQREPYPWTQIPNVLTPEAHETLRQSLPPIEAGFDRQVGVQRAYGQAPHDRYLLHFRPGVPVAQPWLEFIDELRGPVYQDWLRTMLGDHQFIPTFEWYYAWEGCAVSPHCDAARKLATHIFYFNTDEDWEAAWGGQILILDSERQWKTHSGPSFEQLKVAASIDPRGNSSLLFQRTPHSWHGVRPLACPPGKLRRLFIVTINVPSFQVWWRRVRGKDPDGFRIRAA from the coding sequence ATGGAATTTTTGAATCGCGAGGTTCTCAAGAGTCTCAGTCCGGATGCTTTTCAGCAGCGGGAGCCGTATCCCTGGACGCAGATTCCCAATGTTCTGACGCCGGAAGCTCATGAGACACTGCGACAGAGTCTGCCCCCGATCGAGGCCGGGTTCGACCGTCAGGTCGGCGTGCAACGAGCCTATGGCCAGGCGCCGCACGACCGCTACCTGTTGCATTTCCGCCCCGGTGTTCCGGTTGCGCAGCCGTGGCTCGAGTTCATCGATGAGCTGCGGGGGCCGGTGTACCAGGACTGGCTGCGCACGATGTTGGGAGACCATCAGTTCATACCCACGTTCGAGTGGTACTACGCATGGGAGGGCTGCGCGGTCAGCCCGCACTGTGACGCCGCGCGCAAGCTGGCCACGCACATCTTCTACTTCAATACGGATGAGGACTGGGAAGCCGCGTGGGGCGGGCAAATCCTGATCCTCGACAGCGAGCGGCAGTGGAAGACGCACTCCGGTCCGAGCTTCGAGCAGTTGAAGGTAGCGGCGTCGATCGATCCGCGCGGCAACAGCAGCCTGTTGTTCCAGCGCACCCCTCACTCGTGGCATGGGGTTCGGCCGCTGGCGTGCCCGCCGGGCAAGCTGCGCCGTTTGTTCATTGTGACGATCAACGTTCCGAGTTTCCAGGTGTGGTGGCGCCGCGTGCGAGGGAAGGATCCCGACGGATTCCGAATCAGAGCGGCGTGA